TTTACAAAACCGATATTTACGTAAATTGCGCTAAAAAATAATACTGCTAATATTATCAGCAACTGGATATGACGTCGGTACATCGGAGTTCACCTCCTTATAAAGAATATTATTTACGACGCAATAAACTATTAGTTCATAATTTCCCGTTTTTTGATTTAACTGAAAAAAAGATATTTCGTTTCCAATTCCCTGCTTATTGCAACCAGCCCCCGTATTAAAACTGCTAAAAACACATATTGGATTAGTTTGTGAAGGCTCATCTGTTGGTTTATTAAATGGACATACGCCTGATACGGAAAATGTTTGAGGCGGCGTCGGCGGCATAGCCGCATTCTCCAAATTTCTCCTTATCGTCGCCATTGCTTGCGTCATCGA
This window of the Candidatus Acidulodesulfobacterium acidiphilum genome carries:
- a CDS encoding prepilin-type N-terminal cleavage/methylation domain-containing protein, whose amino-acid sequence is MKMIIKTLNSIKKNRGGFTLIELVMTILLIGILSIGLYQVVMWGINDYMTNEQYLHSNNSMTQAMATIRRNLENAAMPPTPPQTFSVSGVCPFNKPTDEPSQTNPICVFSSFNTGAGCNKQGIGNEISFFQLNQKTGNYELIVYCVVNNILYKEVNSDVPTSYPVADNISSIIF